The genomic region TTTCATAAATACAAGTTGCTTTCGAATTTTGATCTAACAACGGAAGTACACGTTTCCAATCTATTTTACCTTCCCCAAGAATTAGACTATCGTGCTTAATTCCCATTGAATCAACTAAATGATAATGAACAGTTGCATCCATTAAATGTTTCATTGATGCTATCAACATCTCATTGCTACCATGTTCAGCAATAAAACAATGAGATGTATCAAAAGCTAAACGATAATTATGTGACAAAATCTCATTTTCATCTTTAGGATTACCAAAACTAAAAATAGGAGAAATTGTATTTTCAAACATAATATGATTTTTACCTAGTTCACTAAAATGATCCATTCTTGTAAATGCTGCTTCTCTAGCATCTTCAAAAGATGGATACATCGCAATATATTTTGGTGTTTGACGTAAATATGCACCATGAACTAATACCTGAACATTCAAGTCAAATGCAATTTGTAATAAATCAATTGTACTTTGCTCTATAAATGAATATAATTCTGGACAATTTTTTTCTGGAGCAATTAATTCAGTAAATATATCGTGATGAAAGCGCATTGGATGATGTAAAATAATTTTTTTAATAGCATTATCTTGAATAAACCCAATCGCATTACGTAAATTTTTTAAACCATCTTTTGTAAAATCACTCTCTTGTGTAAAAAATTCAAATACATCCGGATGATACTGTAAACGATCCATATATTGGCTTTTATCAGCACTTCCCTTTAGACCTAACATAACTTGCATATCATTTCACCCACTTTCGCCAACTTCTATACTAGTATTATTTTCTCATAAAAGTTATAAGAAAGTGATTATTTTGCATTAACTAATTTTTTAATCCTTATCAATATCTCTAATAAATCCTAGTGCTAATGCACCTTCGCCTAAATGAACTGCAATAACTGGATCAAATTCAGATACAGAGATTGGTAATTCAGGATATTTTTCCTTAATAGAATTTGCCCATTCTTCACCACGTTTTGGTGAATTTGCATGAATTACTAATAATCTTACTGGATAATCAGCATTTAATGCTTCATCCATAATTATTTCTTCAGCACGTTTCATTGCTTTTTTAATTGAACGTACTTTTTCAAATGCAGTGATTTTATCTGTTTTTTTATCAAAATGTAATAATGGCTTTATTTTCAAAACAGTTCCAATAAAAGCAGAAGCATTTGATAACCGACCACCATGGGCAAGATTCTTTAAATCATCTACTACAAAAACTGCATCAAATTGGTGTTTTAATTCTTCAATTGCAGCAATAATTTCTTCTGGATCTTTGCCTTCTTGTGCCATTCTTGCTGCTTTAATTACCATCCAACTCATTGGGACTTCTGTAATAAAGGAATCTACTGGATATAACTTAATATTATCCAATTCGTTTTTTAAATTATCTAAAGTTTGCATTAACCCAGAAATTGTACCAGCAAGATGAATACTAATTACTGCATCATAGCCTTCATCTGCAAGTTGATTATACAAATTTAACATTTCACCTACAGGAGGTTGAGAAGTTGTTGGAAATTCTTTTGCTTCTTTTAATTTTTGATAAAATTCTGACGGAGTAATATCAACACCATCATGATACTCATGTCCATCTATAATAAAAGGAATTGATACTACCTTAATTCCATATTTTTCAATGATCTTTTGATCCAATTTTGCTGTACTGTCGGTAACAACAGCAGTTTTCATAAAATCACACCTACTTTAATTAATTTAATTTGACTCTCTTCATACTCTGCATCAGTCGATTAATTAGAATTTTTAAGAAATTTTTTTCTTCTAAACTCCATTGAGCAAAAACTTTTTGTCCAAATTCATCAAAATCTGCATTCATTTGAGAAAGGACCGTTTTACCTAACTGACTTAATTTATAACAATAGCTTTTACGTGCTTTGACTTTAACTTGCTGATTCTTTGTAACTGAAACAAATTTTTTTTGTGTTAATCGACTTAATTGCCGACTCAACGTAGAAATATCAAGTTGCATTTTTTGGGCTAAACTTTCTTGTGAATTATTGCCATTTGAAATTTGTTGCAAAAGCTGCCACTCAGCAAACGTTAATTTATTTTTTTTGGCAAGTTTTTTGATAAAGCGTTGATATTCACGTTGTAAATCAAGTAAATTATCTAAAGGTTCTTTCAAATAAAATCTCCCTCCCTTTTATTATTTGCATATTACAATTATATCAAAACATCAACAATTATTCTATTATGTTTTCTATTAATTTCTTTGCATTTTTTTAATCAGATATTAAAATATATGTATGAATAATTGACTGAGGAAAGGAAGAATAAAATGGCATTTGATGGAATGTTCACACATGCAATGATTCAAGAACTTAAAAATACTTTATTGGGTGGTCGCATTACTAAGATTTCACAACCATATCAAAATGAAGTTATTTTAACTATTCGTATGAACCGTAAGAATTATCCGTTATTACTTTCTGCACATCCAAATTATGCACGAATTCAAATAACAGAGCAACCATATAAAAATCCTCCTACTCCAACAAATTTTACAATGACATTACGCAAATATTTAGATAATGCAAAATTAGTTGATATTAAACAACTTGAAAATGATCGTGTTGTATATTTAAGTTTTGAAACACGTAATGAAATTGGTGATAAACTACCGTTATTGCTTTCAATAGAAATTATGAATCGATACAGTAACGTTATTTTAATCAATCAACAAAGTAAAAAAATTATTGATACAATAAAGCATGTTGGTTTAGATCAAAATCGATATCGTACACTTTTACCTGGTGCAACATACCGCAAACCACCTAAACAAGATAAAATTAACCCATTTAATGGAGAAATAGAAATTATTAATGAGTTAGTGAAAAATTACCCTAACCGAGAAGTTTTAAGTAAGGCTATTCAATCTAAATTTCAAGGATTTAGTAAAACAACTGCCTTGCAACTGGCTGATACTTTACATATAGATGATACTTTTTCTCCAATTGAACATTTTAATAAATTATTAGAAAATGCAGATAATCCTATTCCAAGTTTTAAAACTGAAGGAAAAAATGATTTTTCATTTTCTAATTTAGGTAACGATATTAAAGATGTAAGTAGTATATATCCTACTTTAAGTATGTTATTAGATCATTATTATTATGAAAAAGCAACTATCGATCGTGTACATCAACAAGGTGCTAAATTAATTCATATCGTTAATCGTGAATTAAAAAAGAATCGCAACAAATTAAAAAAATTAACTCAAGAATTAGATAATACTAAATATGCTGATGAATATAAAATAAAGGGTGAATTATTGATAACATATTTATATCAAGTTAAACGTGGAATGAAAGAGATTACTTTACCTAATTATTATAATAATGATATTCCAATTAAAATATCACTTTCTAATCAATTAGGTCCTTCACAAAATGCTCAAAAGTATTTTAAAAAATATCAAAAACTTAAAAATTCAATTTCATATTTGAATAAACAAATTCTAATCACTAAAAATGAAATATCATACTTTGAAGAAATTCAGTCTCAAATTGAATTAGCTCAGGTAGAAGATTTAGCAGATATACAACTTGAATTAATGAATGGAGGCTATATCAACAAAAATAATCACATTAAAAAGAATAAACGAAGACCTAAAATTAATTCACCAGAAACATTTTGGGCAACTGATGGAACAAAGATTTCTGTTGGAAAAAATAACTTACAAAATGAAAAGTTAACCTTACACACTGCAAATAGAAATGATTATTGGTTGCACGCAAAAAATGTACCTGGATCTCATGTAATAATTCATACTGATAATCCTAGCGAAGAAACATTATTAGAAGCAGCTAATTTAGCAGCTTTCTATTCAAAAGCAAGAAATTCATCAAATGTTCCGGTCGATTATGTTCAAGTCCGAAAGATAAGGAAACCAAATGGAACTAAGCCTGGTTATGTGATTTATGAAGGACAAAAAACATTATATGTTACTCCTAAAAAAGAAATAGTAGACAAATTAAATAAATAATAAAAAGTCGGATATTGCATAAAAATGCAATATCCGACTTTATTATTTATTATAAATTTGTGGATCACCATTTTTAAATTTATGTGGTTTAAAATGTTCTGGATGTGCAATTTGATTTTCACTATCTTTTAATTCTTTTTGAATTTCTTTACGTTCATCTGGGCGATATATTGCAACGATCTCTTGTAACATTTCATTTAAAGCATTGGAATTGATATTTTTAATTAATTGCTCATTAACCTTAAAATCAACTTTACGTGTATCTATTTCCATAGACACACTGCTTTTCCCAGTATATGTTGACAATGCTTGAAAATAAATGATTGCACAAATTTCGTCATATCTAAACTTATGAACTCTTCGCATTGGCTCCTTGATATATAGAGCATCTTTTGTAAAAAGAAATCCCTCTTTACCGTTTTTAAAAAATGATGTATCAATTAGTGCTAAAACATTTTCTTGTTTTTCACGCGGACAAAAAGCACGCCATGCTCTAACTAAAGTCTTTCGCGGAATTTCGGGAATCAAATATGTTTTTGCTCCATGTCCCGAAAGAGCGATATGTGAAAATGATGACGTTAATATATCATATAATTTCATATTGATCGCTCACCCCTTACTAATGTTATTTCACTTTAAATTGTATCACAGAAAAGCGATAAACATTAGCAATAGCATTATGTTTTATAAATTTTAATAATTAAATATCTATATGCGTATTTTCAGCAGATTCGATATTTTTCCGTCCCTTTTGTAATATATAAACACTAATTATTACCAAGATTATACCAATTACTTCTATTCCTGATACCATCATTTTAAAGCAAATGACGCTCAAAATAGATGTAGTAATTGGTTGGACTGCATCCATAATACTAATTACATCAGAAGGCGCATAATGTGTCGCATAGAGAAGTAATCCAAATGGGATAATTGTTCCTAAAAAAATTACTGTTAACATTGAAGCAATTAATGTAGGTGTTATAGTTGGTGTACCTACCCATACTGGTTGGTGTAAATTGAAGAAGAATCCAGCAATTAATGTTCCCCATCCTAAAACAACCAACGGAGGATTTTCAGGATCTTTAACAATGTTTCGTGGTAAAACAACATAGAAAGCAGCAGTTAAACCTGATCCTAATCCCCACATTAAAGAACTTGTGGTAATTGATAATTCTGAAAAATCACCCTTTGTGAGTGCTAAAAAGACACCAACTAAAGCAATTATAAATGCAAAAACATCTGTTTTATAAGGCATTTGTCGTTTAAAAATTATTGTACCTAATACAATAAATAGAGGGCTTAAATATTGTAAAATTGTTGCTGCAGATGCATTTCCACCAAATTGGATAGATTTATAAAAGGTAAATAAATTTGCCATTAAACCTAATACAGCGTAAGCAAATAGCCAACAAACATTTTTCCATGATTTAAACACATGGAAAATTTTACCACGGTACATAATTGAACTAATTATCATTAAAAATATTCCTGCACCTAATGTTCTAGCTGAGAGGAACCATGATTCAGGAATATTTTGATTTTGTGAAATAAATTGCAAAACAGTTCCTGAAATTCCCCACATCATTGAAGCAATTGCTGCGATGATAATTCCCTTAGCAATTTTACTAGAATTTTTTGCCATAAGTTTTTAATCCTCCATAAAAAAATTTCATAACGCAAAATATTATAGCATAAAACACATTTATAAAAAATAGGTCTCATGTTATTTATGTAATAAAAGATAACATGAGATCTATTTTTAATAATCTTTTTTTTCTATAATTTGATGCTCTTTATTGTATTCTTTCACTTCACGTAAATATCCATATTTTTCATTTAAACGAGACAATAATGGATAGTCATGTGTATGAACTTCACCTGTTTGGAGTTGTTTTTGATACAATTCAATATAAGGTACTTTGGCATTTGCAGCACGTAATAGTTCATCTGGATGACTATATGCTACTTTTCGAAAATCTATATCTCTTACACCATCATCAATTGATAATATTAAATATTCTGCACGAAGATCTTGTTGTAATTTTTGATGTTTAAAAAATGGCTGACCTACTGACCCCGGATTCAAAACTAATTGTTCTTCACTACTGTAACGCATTATTGGATGATGAACATGTGCGTATATTGCAATATCTAGATCATCTTCGATAAATAACTTATTAAAACTTTCTGTTGGTAAAGTTGGATATAACTGCTGTCCAAAATTAATGTCAGGCAAATTATGAGTTAAAGCAATTGACATATTATTTAC from Ligilactobacillus cholophilus harbors:
- a CDS encoding MarR family winged helix-turn-helix transcriptional regulator; protein product: MKEPLDNLLDLQREYQRFIKKLAKKNKLTFAEWQLLQQISNGNNSQESLAQKMQLDISTLSRQLSRLTQKKFVSVTKNQQVKVKARKSYCYKLSQLGKTVLSQMNADFDEFGQKVFAQWSLEEKNFLKILINRLMQSMKRVKLN
- a CDS encoding NFACT RNA binding domain-containing protein yields the protein MAFDGMFTHAMIQELKNTLLGGRITKISQPYQNEVILTIRMNRKNYPLLLSAHPNYARIQITEQPYKNPPTPTNFTMTLRKYLDNAKLVDIKQLENDRVVYLSFETRNEIGDKLPLLLSIEIMNRYSNVILINQQSKKIIDTIKHVGLDQNRYRTLLPGATYRKPPKQDKINPFNGEIEIINELVKNYPNREVLSKAIQSKFQGFSKTTALQLADTLHIDDTFSPIEHFNKLLENADNPIPSFKTEGKNDFSFSNLGNDIKDVSSIYPTLSMLLDHYYYEKATIDRVHQQGAKLIHIVNRELKKNRNKLKKLTQELDNTKYADEYKIKGELLITYLYQVKRGMKEITLPNYYNNDIPIKISLSNQLGPSQNAQKYFKKYQKLKNSISYLNKQILITKNEISYFEEIQSQIELAQVEDLADIQLELMNGGYINKNNHIKKNKRRPKINSPETFWATDGTKISVGKNNLQNEKLTLHTANRNDYWLHAKNVPGSHVIIHTDNPSEETLLEAANLAAFYSKARNSSNVPVDYVQVRKIRKPNGTKPGYVIYEGQKTLYVTPKKEIVDKLNK
- a CDS encoding metallophosphoesterase family protein — protein: MFHKIAIFSDVHGNYTALKAVYEDMKDQDVTESWFMGDLFAPGSGAQDLWDLMQKINPSIYLRGNWDDLLIKGIEGRLIPEKPSKVYMAKLAQDLGSKLESNVIQIMKSWPIRLVTKVNNMSIALTHNLPDINFGQQLYPTLPTESFNKLFIEDDLDIAIYAHVHHPIMRYSSEEQLVLNPGSVGQPFFKHQKLQQDLRAEYLILSIDDGVRDIDFRKVAYSHPDELLRAANAKVPYIELYQKQLQTGEVHTHDYPLLSRLNEKYGYLREVKEYNKEHQIIEKKDY
- a CDS encoding DegV family protein, coding for MKTAVVTDSTAKLDQKIIEKYGIKVVSIPFIIDGHEYHDGVDITPSEFYQKLKEAKEFPTTSQPPVGEMLNLYNQLADEGYDAVISIHLAGTISGLMQTLDNLKNELDNIKLYPVDSFITEVPMSWMVIKAARMAQEGKDPEEIIAAIEELKHQFDAVFVVDDLKNLAHGGRLSNASAFIGTVLKIKPLLHFDKKTDKITAFEKVRSIKKAMKRAEEIIMDEALNADYPVRLLVIHANSPKRGEEWANSIKEKYPELPISVSEFDPVIAVHLGEGALALGFIRDIDKD
- a CDS encoding DMT family transporter, which encodes MAKNSSKIAKGIIIAAIASMMWGISGTVLQFISQNQNIPESWFLSARTLGAGIFLMIISSIMYRGKIFHVFKSWKNVCWLFAYAVLGLMANLFTFYKSIQFGGNASAATILQYLSPLFIVLGTIIFKRQMPYKTDVFAFIIALVGVFLALTKGDFSELSITTSSLMWGLGSGLTAAFYVVLPRNIVKDPENPPLVVLGWGTLIAGFFFNLHQPVWVGTPTITPTLIASMLTVIFLGTIIPFGLLLYATHYAPSDVISIMDAVQPITTSILSVICFKMMVSGIEVIGIILVIISVYILQKGRKNIESAENTHIDI
- a CDS encoding TIM barrel protein; translated protein: MQVMLGLKGSADKSQYMDRLQYHPDVFEFFTQESDFTKDGLKNLRNAIGFIQDNAIKKIILHHPMRFHHDIFTELIAPEKNCPELYSFIEQSTIDLLQIAFDLNVQVLVHGAYLRQTPKYIAMYPSFEDAREAAFTRMDHFSELGKNHIMFENTISPIFSFGNPKDENEILSHNYRLAFDTSHCFIAEHGSNEMLIASMKHLMDATVHYHLVDSMGIKHDSLILGEGKIDWKRVLPLLDQNSKATCIYEINLADPTNANEQIKSHNYLVNLANEISN